The genome window CGCATGCCGGCGGTGTACGGCGGATCGGCCGGCCTGGGGAGCCGTGACGTGCGCCCCGGCGATTTCGTCGCGGTCGTGGATCATCTGCGCTCCGGCGTGGAGCGGCGTTTCTTCGTTCTCGGCGTGCGCCACGAGCTGGCGCTTCCGGCCGGGCGCGAGCCCGACGTCAGGCCCAAAGGCGCCTTCTCGATGCGGGGCCACTCCGTCGGCGGCTACGGCTCGGTGACGACCAACAAGGTGATCGCGACGATCGTCGGCGATCTCTTCGGCCTGTACGTCCAGGCCTACCCGATGTACGGCTCGGAGAAAAAGGGGCTGCCCACGACTTACTTTCTCACGGTGGCGGAGGAGCCGGTGAGCGCCCACGCCGAGCTCAGGCACGTCGACTTCGTTCCGCTGAACAACGTCAACGCCTTCAACGTGGGCGATCCCCTGAGCGGGCTGGTGCCGGGAGGCGCGGTGTTTCTCCAGCATCCGAGCCGCGACCCCGCGCAAATCTGGAGGTCGATTCCACCCGCGGCGCGGGAATTCATCCGCCGCAACCGGATCCGCGTGCTGGCGCTCGACGCGGCCCGCGTGGCGCAGGAGATCTCGAGCCAGCCGCAGCTCGCGCAGCGAATGCAGGGAATCGTGCTCCTCGGCGTGTTCCTGCGGGTCGCGCCCTTCGTGGCGGCGCGGGGCTTGGGCGACGAGGAGGTTTACGCCGCGGTCGAGCGGTCGCTCAGGAAATTTTTCGGCAAGCGCGGAGAGAAGGTCGTGCAGGAGAACCTGCTCGCGGTCAAGCGGGGCAGGGACGAGGTCCTGGAGATCGGCGCCGAGCTGATCTCGGCGGCGGCCTAGGGGGGACGATGAGCGGCGCGAGAGTGCGGGACTGGATGCATGCAGGCGTGGAAACGTGCGGTCTCGAGACGCCGATCGAGCGGGTGGCCGCCGTGATGGACGCCAAGGATATCAGCGCCCTGATCGTGACCGACGCACAGGGCGACGTCGCCGGGGTGATCTCCCGCACGGACCTGGTGAATGCCCGCTTCGTCCAGCCCTATCTGAAACACTGGCGCGGGATGACGGCGGAGCATCTGATGACGAAGCCGGCGATCACCATCGGACCCGACGCCACCATCGAAGAAGCGGCGCGGGTCCTCGCCGATCGGCGCATCCACCGGCTGGTCGTGGTCGAGGAGTCGTCCGGTCACGTCCGCGCGATCGGCGTTCTGTCCGTCACGGATCTGGCCAGGCGCGTGGCCGAGGAGTGAGGCAGGATTTCCCCGGCGGAGGATTGCATGACAAC of Candidatus Zixiibacteriota bacterium contains these proteins:
- a CDS encoding CBS domain-containing protein, producing the protein MSGARVRDWMHAGVETCGLETPIERVAAVMDAKDISALIVTDAQGDVAGVISRTDLVNARFVQPYLKHWRGMTAEHLMTKPAITIGPDATIEEAARVLADRRIHRLVVVEESSGHVRAIGVLSVTDLARRVAEE